A single Bacillus sp. HMF5848 DNA region contains:
- a CDS encoding manganese efflux pump MntP family protein: MDFYRLISELLTLFFMAFALGMDAFSIGLGMGMIRLRLKQIFLIGVVIGIFHIWMPLIGMVIGRFLSHQFGNIAAYLGGGLLLFLGIQMIVSSFKDDEGPMLTPVGFGLLVFAFSVSVDSFSAGLSLGIYGARTIVTVAMFGIVSMALTWLGLFIGRHTQSWFGTYSEALGGSILLAFGIKLLLPI, translated from the coding sequence ATGGATTTTTACAGGCTTATTAGTGAACTATTAACTTTATTTTTTATGGCGTTTGCACTAGGGATGGATGCTTTTTCGATTGGCCTCGGTATGGGTATGATTCGGCTTCGATTAAAGCAAATCTTTCTAATTGGTGTTGTTATTGGAATCTTTCACATATGGATGCCGCTAATCGGTATGGTGATAGGAAGATTCTTATCGCATCAATTCGGTAATATTGCGGCCTATTTAGGTGGAGGGCTATTGTTGTTTTTAGGAATACAAATGATTGTCTCGTCTTTCAAGGATGATGAAGGGCCTATGCTCACACCTGTTGGATTTGGATTGCTTGTGTTTGCTTTTAGTGTGAGTGTGGATAGCTTTTCAGCTGGCCTTAGTTTAGGAATATATGGAGCTAGAACGATAGTGACAGTGGCTATGTTTGGTATAGTTAGTATGGCGCTCACATGGCTCGGATTATTTATTGGCAGACACACACAAAGCTGGTTTGGTACATATAGTGAGGCGTTAGGTGGTAGTATTTTATTAGCGTTTGGTATAAAACTATTGCTACCTATTTAA
- a CDS encoding low molecular weight protein arginine phosphatase: protein MNILFVCTGNTCRSPMAEALFKHKVGQKHNVKSAGVFALPGNAVSPHAEEVLQENGISCNHRSSPLTLDLVDWADWIITMTSNHKEHVKQQFPQAIAKTKTITEFAVGTTFRDVADPFGGSLEDYRQTYQQLSELIDKVMKKLENT from the coding sequence ATGAATATATTATTCGTTTGCACGGGGAATACTTGTCGAAGTCCTATGGCTGAGGCGTTGTTTAAGCACAAAGTTGGTCAAAAGCATAATGTGAAATCTGCAGGTGTATTTGCGTTGCCGGGGAACGCAGTATCACCACATGCAGAGGAGGTATTACAAGAGAATGGTATTTCTTGTAATCATAGATCCTCACCGCTCACGTTAGATCTCGTTGATTGGGCCGATTGGATTATTACGATGACATCCAATCATAAAGAACATGTAAAGCAGCAGTTTCCACAAGCTATTGCTAAAACAAAAACTATTACAGAGTTTGCAGTAGGGACAACATTTCGGGATGTGGCAGACCCATTTGGTGGTTCGCTAGAAGACTATCGTCAAACGTACCAACAGCTTTCGGAGTTAATAGACAAAGTAATGAAAAAGCTAGAAAATACATAA